In Nematostella vectensis chromosome 2, jaNemVect1.1, whole genome shotgun sequence, one genomic interval encodes:
- the LOC5504253 gene encoding zinc finger HIT domain-containing protein 3: MSNKATDRQCMVCRESVSKYRCPSCNYRYCSLSCFKKHKEKICVAESSRLKKCEEERNKMAQVKEEDLEEGEVYDDVQVTEDEDRLNEHDLAKLANSKAIRDLLCNPHLRKMITEIDCHPNPGVILGNAMREPVFAEFADQCLAVVQDPMVRKASNENDAAFL, translated from the exons ATGAGTAACAAAGCAACCGACCGACAATGCATGGTATGCAGAGAATCAGTCTCCAAGTACAGATGCCCTTCATGCAACTACAGATA ttgtTCACTATCTTGCttcaaaaaacacaaag AAAAGATATGTGTGGCAGAATCAAGTAGATTGAAGAAATgcgaagaagaaagaaataaGATGGCTCAAGTTAAAGAAGAGG ATCTTGAAGAAGGAGAAGTTTACGATGATGTCCAGGTTACAGAAGATGAAGATAGACTTAATGAGCATGACTTAGCCAAACTAG CCAATTCCAAAGCCATCAGAGACTTACTATGCAATCCTCACCTCAGGAAAATGATCACAGAAATTGACTGTCATCCAAATCCTGGAGTTATCCTGGGAAATGCCATGAGAGAACCTGTGTTTGCTGAATTTGCAGATCAATGTCTTGCTGTTGTACAGGATCCAATGGTTAGAAAAGCAAGCAATGAAAATGATGCTGCCTTCCTATGA
- the LOC5504252 gene encoding protein PTHB1 isoform X2 encodes MSLFKARDWWAAYCGNGEEFDTGCLCVGNIDNSSTISDKVIVGSYHGILRIYLPKATNFKPEDLMLEIQLQQPILQVEIGHFVSGSESLHLALLHPRKLAIYSVQAVSGAVDHGNHYTLNLVYEHLLERSAFNMTIGPFGGVKGKDFICVQSMDGMLSFFEQESFAFGRFLPGFLLPGPVGYIGKTDSFLVCTTARQVESYKYQTLAVATDANNKEDIGNKKISGKKLTVDWTTNIGECALDIKVFSTSSSPTSILVLGERSLFCMKEDGTIRFMKKFEYNPSAFIPYDSVKEGVINTLIATHTKSLLVYQDVTLTWAAQLPHVPVAIKVATFQDLKGVIVTLDETGYLHCAYLGTDPSMMVTPAPEARDINYEEADTEMKELQKVIRESSISSEILPRTQQKEDLIIKVCVPDSLDRISQSMVDDVDEETFPSITVTVSLVCQAPRPLENVFLSVICSSPITCNRSSIVFPVVGDRSEPVSAEVAFYTRGGSIPTTLNAQLTATYTSTGDAPRVAQCEVDFPLGLVCKGAQPMKNAQHKVTVDTNKSPANLAEVFPEMVDDAVIPLAAIGIQYYGGPTVTILASKTSQRYRIQCDVFEGMWLVLYELIRRLEAHYKKDNVSFRASFMGPLPLQEYYELIDTHFEQRQNQAKYRDLLAERAQQFRSIQRRLLTRFKDKTPVSLQNLDTLLDGTYRQLLALSEAEEECERAIEASSNALSCATRLINYLIKLWTNMSDKEFEALQMVLSPRVSQSEDQGWEEMADAAITHLLRTCLSKSAKDQAVGISSLTMPPDTSKLKKHIALLCDRLNKGGKLDLAMTSGSSQGNEMPVAQAPKSVKALEPLDETSEEHYEETDGEQNGLSSLPPLMEPSGRLPQINTGKNSTLSDLNRRVHVTQGSEEEALVERGMVAARMSNGSDSDADR; translated from the exons ATGTCGCTGTTCAAAGCCCGAGATTGGTGGGCTGCTTACTGCGGCAACGGCGAAGAATTCGATACAGGATGCCTATGTGTGGGGAATATTGATAATAGCTCAACTATCTCTG aCAAAGTTATTGTTGGAAGTTATCATGGTATCCTCAGAATATATTTGCCAAAGGCTACAAATTTTAAACCAGAAGACCTTATGTTAGAAATTCAACTCCAACAACCTATATTGCAAGTTGAAATTGGACATTTTGTTTC GGGATCCGAAAGTCTTCATCTAGCTCTTTTGCATCCCAGGAAATTAGCCATCTACTCTGTACAAG cgGTGTCTGGTGCTGTAGATCATGGCAACCACTACACCCTTAACCTTGTGTACGAGCATCTGTTGGAAAGGAGTGCTTTTAACATGACAATTGGGCCATTTGGTGGTGTGAAAG GTAAAGACTTCATTTGTGTGCAGTCAATGGATGGAATGCTATCATTTTTTGAGCAAGAGAGTTTTGCATTTGGACGATTTCTGCCTGGTTTTCTACTGCCTGGTCCTGTGGGATATATTGGCAAGACAGACTCATTTCTTGTCTGTACTACAGCTAGACAAGTAGAATCATACAA ATATCAAACCCTTGCTGTAGCCACTGATGCAAATAATAAAGAAGATATTGGAAACAAGAAGATCTCTGGCAAGAAACTTACT GTTGACTGGACTACAAATATCGGAGAATGTGCATTGGATATAAAAGTCTTCTCGACTTCTAGTTCACCCACATCAATTCTTGTGTTAG gAGAGAGAAGTCTGTTTTGCATGAAAGAAGATGGAACTATTAGATTTATGAAGAAATTTGAGTACAATCCCAGTGCTTTTATCCCGTATGACTCTGTTAAGGAGGGTGTCATCAACACACTGATAGCCACCCACACTAAAAGTTTATTGGTTTATCAGGATGTTACGCTTACTTGGGCAGCACAACTGCCTCATGTCCCTGTGGCAATAAAAGTAGCTACATTCCA GGACCTCAAGGGGGTGATCGTGACACTAGACGAGACAGGCTATCTTCACTGTGCATACCTTGGCACAGATCCATCCATGATGGTCACACCGGCACCTGAGGCTAGAGATATCAATTATGAG GAAGCTGATACTGAAATGAAAGAGCTCCAAAAAGTTATAAGGGAATCTTCTATAAGCTCAG AAATTCTTCCACGTACCCAACAGAAAGAGGACCTGATTATTAAAGTTTGTGTTCCTGACTCATTAGACAGAATATCT CAAAGCATGGTGGATGATGTCGACGAGGAGACTTTTCCATCCATAACAGTAACT GTATCGCTGGTTTGCCAAGCCCCCCGTCCCCTGGAGAATGTGTTCCTCAGTGTGATTTGTAGCTCCCCCATCACCTGTAACAGATCCTCCATCGTCTTTCCAGTTGTTG GAGACCGAAGTGAGCCCGTGTCGGCAGAGGTGGCTTTCTACACACGAGGTGGCTCAATACCCACCACTCTCAATGCTCAACTGACAGCTACATATACGTCAACTGGAG ATGCACCACGTGTTGCACAGTGTGAGGTGGACTTCCCCTTAGGACTGGTCTGCAAAGGAGCTCAGCCAATGAAAAACGCGCAGCATAAG GTCACAGTCGACACCAACAAATCGCCAGCAAATCTTGCTGAAGTATTCCCAG AAATGGTAGATGATGCCGTCATACCATTAGCTGCCATTGGTATCCAGTACTATGGCGGTCCTACTGTTACCATCCTGGCGTCGAAAACATCGC AGAGATATCGAATCCAGTGTGACGTGTTTGAGGGAATGTGGCTGGTACTATATGAGCTGATAAGACGACTGGAGGCGCATTATAAAAAA GACAACGTGTCTTTCCGAGCATCGTTCATGGGCCCACTGCCTCTACAGGAGTACTATGAGCTGATCGACACACATTTCGAG CAACGCCAGAATCAAGCTAAGTACCGGGATTTGCTGGCGGAGAGGGCACAGCAGTTCCGCTCCATCCAGAGGCGCCTACTGACGAGATTCAAGGACAAGACGCCCGTGTCCTTACAAAACCTGGATACACTCCTGGACGGTACCTACAGGCAG CTTCTCGCTCTGAGTGAAGCCGAAGAGGAATGTGAGCGCGCGATAGAGGCATCGTCCAACGCACTGTCGTGTGCAACCCGTCTTATCAACTACCTCATAAA GCTGTGGACTAATATGTCAGACAAGGAGTTTGAAGCGCTGCAGATGGTTCTGTCTCCAAGGGTTTCACAGTCAGAGGACCAG GGTTGGGAAGAGATGGCAGACGCTGCGATTACTCATCTCCTCAGGACTTGTTTATCAAAAAGCGCCAAGGATCAGGCAG TTGGGATTAGTTCGCTCACGATGCCTCCGGACACGAGTAAACTTAAGAAGCACATTGCACTCCTTTGCGATCGGCTAAACAAGGGCGGAAAACTGGACCTCGCCATGACAAGCGGTAGCTCGCAGGGCAATGAGATGCCTGTCGCGCAAGCGCCAAAATCAGTCAAAGCCCTTGAGCCACTCGATGAGACGTCAGAAGAGCACTACGAGGAAACAG ACGGAGAACAAAATGGCTTATCAAGTTTACCGCCCTTGATGGAGCCGTCCGGTAGACTACCGCAGATCAATACAGGCAAGAATTCCACTCTCTCTGACCTCAATAGGCGCGTGCACGTCACTCAAGGCAGCGAAGAGGAGGCACTAGTAGAGAGAGGCATGGTGGCGGCGCGCATGTCCAATGGGTCAGACAGCGACGCTGACCGGTGA
- the LOC5504252 gene encoding protein PTHB1 isoform X1: MSLFKARDWWAAYCGNGEEFDTGCLCVGNIDNSSTISDKVIVGSYHGILRIYLPKATNFKPEDLMLEIQLQQPILQVEIGHFVSGSESLHLALLHPRKLAIYSVQAVSGAVDHGNHYTLNLVYEHLLERSAFNMTIGPFGGVKGKDFICVQSMDGMLSFFEQESFAFGRFLPGFLLPGPVGYIGKTDSFLVCTTARQVESYKYQTLAVATDANNKEDIGNKKISGKKLTVDWTTNIGECALDIKVFSTSSSPTSILVLGERSLFCMKEDGTIRFMKKFEYNPSAFIPYDSVKEGVINTLIATHTKSLLVYQDVTLTWAAQLPHVPVAIKVATFQDLKGVIVTLDETGYLHCAYLGTDPSMMVTPAPEARDINYEEADTEMKELQKVIRESSISSEILPRTQQKEDLIIKVCVPDSLDRISQSMVDDVDEETFPSITVTVSLVCQAPRPLENVFLSVICSSPITCNRSSIVFPVVGDRSEPVSAEVAFYTRGGSIPTTLNAQLTATYTSTGDAPRVAQCEVDFPLGLVCKGAQPMKNAQHKVTVDTNKSPANLAEVFPEMVDDAVIPLAAIGIQYYGGPTVTILASKTSQRYRIQCDVFEGMWLVLYELIRRLEAHYKKVRDNVSFRASFMGPLPLQEYYELIDTHFEQRQNQAKYRDLLAERAQQFRSIQRRLLTRFKDKTPVSLQNLDTLLDGTYRQLLALSEAEEECERAIEASSNALSCATRLINYLIKLWTNMSDKEFEALQMVLSPRVSQSEDQGWEEMADAAITHLLRTCLSKSAKDQAVGISSLTMPPDTSKLKKHIALLCDRLNKGGKLDLAMTSGSSQGNEMPVAQAPKSVKALEPLDETSEEHYEETDGEQNGLSSLPPLMEPSGRLPQINTGKNSTLSDLNRRVHVTQGSEEEALVERGMVAARMSNGSDSDADR; encoded by the exons ATGTCGCTGTTCAAAGCCCGAGATTGGTGGGCTGCTTACTGCGGCAACGGCGAAGAATTCGATACAGGATGCCTATGTGTGGGGAATATTGATAATAGCTCAACTATCTCTG aCAAAGTTATTGTTGGAAGTTATCATGGTATCCTCAGAATATATTTGCCAAAGGCTACAAATTTTAAACCAGAAGACCTTATGTTAGAAATTCAACTCCAACAACCTATATTGCAAGTTGAAATTGGACATTTTGTTTC GGGATCCGAAAGTCTTCATCTAGCTCTTTTGCATCCCAGGAAATTAGCCATCTACTCTGTACAAG cgGTGTCTGGTGCTGTAGATCATGGCAACCACTACACCCTTAACCTTGTGTACGAGCATCTGTTGGAAAGGAGTGCTTTTAACATGACAATTGGGCCATTTGGTGGTGTGAAAG GTAAAGACTTCATTTGTGTGCAGTCAATGGATGGAATGCTATCATTTTTTGAGCAAGAGAGTTTTGCATTTGGACGATTTCTGCCTGGTTTTCTACTGCCTGGTCCTGTGGGATATATTGGCAAGACAGACTCATTTCTTGTCTGTACTACAGCTAGACAAGTAGAATCATACAA ATATCAAACCCTTGCTGTAGCCACTGATGCAAATAATAAAGAAGATATTGGAAACAAGAAGATCTCTGGCAAGAAACTTACT GTTGACTGGACTACAAATATCGGAGAATGTGCATTGGATATAAAAGTCTTCTCGACTTCTAGTTCACCCACATCAATTCTTGTGTTAG gAGAGAGAAGTCTGTTTTGCATGAAAGAAGATGGAACTATTAGATTTATGAAGAAATTTGAGTACAATCCCAGTGCTTTTATCCCGTATGACTCTGTTAAGGAGGGTGTCATCAACACACTGATAGCCACCCACACTAAAAGTTTATTGGTTTATCAGGATGTTACGCTTACTTGGGCAGCACAACTGCCTCATGTCCCTGTGGCAATAAAAGTAGCTACATTCCA GGACCTCAAGGGGGTGATCGTGACACTAGACGAGACAGGCTATCTTCACTGTGCATACCTTGGCACAGATCCATCCATGATGGTCACACCGGCACCTGAGGCTAGAGATATCAATTATGAG GAAGCTGATACTGAAATGAAAGAGCTCCAAAAAGTTATAAGGGAATCTTCTATAAGCTCAG AAATTCTTCCACGTACCCAACAGAAAGAGGACCTGATTATTAAAGTTTGTGTTCCTGACTCATTAGACAGAATATCT CAAAGCATGGTGGATGATGTCGACGAGGAGACTTTTCCATCCATAACAGTAACT GTATCGCTGGTTTGCCAAGCCCCCCGTCCCCTGGAGAATGTGTTCCTCAGTGTGATTTGTAGCTCCCCCATCACCTGTAACAGATCCTCCATCGTCTTTCCAGTTGTTG GAGACCGAAGTGAGCCCGTGTCGGCAGAGGTGGCTTTCTACACACGAGGTGGCTCAATACCCACCACTCTCAATGCTCAACTGACAGCTACATATACGTCAACTGGAG ATGCACCACGTGTTGCACAGTGTGAGGTGGACTTCCCCTTAGGACTGGTCTGCAAAGGAGCTCAGCCAATGAAAAACGCGCAGCATAAG GTCACAGTCGACACCAACAAATCGCCAGCAAATCTTGCTGAAGTATTCCCAG AAATGGTAGATGATGCCGTCATACCATTAGCTGCCATTGGTATCCAGTACTATGGCGGTCCTACTGTTACCATCCTGGCGTCGAAAACATCGC AGAGATATCGAATCCAGTGTGACGTGTTTGAGGGAATGTGGCTGGTACTATATGAGCTGATAAGACGACTGGAGGCGCATTATAAAAAAGTCCGT GACAACGTGTCTTTCCGAGCATCGTTCATGGGCCCACTGCCTCTACAGGAGTACTATGAGCTGATCGACACACATTTCGAG CAACGCCAGAATCAAGCTAAGTACCGGGATTTGCTGGCGGAGAGGGCACAGCAGTTCCGCTCCATCCAGAGGCGCCTACTGACGAGATTCAAGGACAAGACGCCCGTGTCCTTACAAAACCTGGATACACTCCTGGACGGTACCTACAGGCAG CTTCTCGCTCTGAGTGAAGCCGAAGAGGAATGTGAGCGCGCGATAGAGGCATCGTCCAACGCACTGTCGTGTGCAACCCGTCTTATCAACTACCTCATAAA GCTGTGGACTAATATGTCAGACAAGGAGTTTGAAGCGCTGCAGATGGTTCTGTCTCCAAGGGTTTCACAGTCAGAGGACCAG GGTTGGGAAGAGATGGCAGACGCTGCGATTACTCATCTCCTCAGGACTTGTTTATCAAAAAGCGCCAAGGATCAGGCAG TTGGGATTAGTTCGCTCACGATGCCTCCGGACACGAGTAAACTTAAGAAGCACATTGCACTCCTTTGCGATCGGCTAAACAAGGGCGGAAAACTGGACCTCGCCATGACAAGCGGTAGCTCGCAGGGCAATGAGATGCCTGTCGCGCAAGCGCCAAAATCAGTCAAAGCCCTTGAGCCACTCGATGAGACGTCAGAAGAGCACTACGAGGAAACAG ACGGAGAACAAAATGGCTTATCAAGTTTACCGCCCTTGATGGAGCCGTCCGGTAGACTACCGCAGATCAATACAGGCAAGAATTCCACTCTCTCTGACCTCAATAGGCGCGTGCACGTCACTCAAGGCAGCGAAGAGGAGGCACTAGTAGAGAGAGGCATGGTGGCGGCGCGCATGTCCAATGGGTCAGACAGCGACGCTGACCGGTGA